In Leisingera methylohalidivorans DSM 14336, a single genomic region encodes these proteins:
- the rpoC gene encoding DNA-directed RNA polymerase subunit beta' has protein sequence MNQEITNNPFNPLTPPKVFDEIKVSLASPERILSWSYGEIKKPETINYRTFKPERDGLFCARIFGPIKDYECLCGKYKRMKYRGVVCEKCGVEVTLQKVRRERMGHIELAAPVAHIWFLKSLPSRIGLMLDMTLRDLERVLYFENYVVIEPGLTDLSYGQMMTEEEYMDAQDAYGMDAFTANIGAEAIRDMLAQIDLESEAETLRAELAEATGELKPKKIIKRLKVVESFLESGNRPEWMIMTVIPVIPPELRPLVPLDGGRFATSDLNDLYRRVINRNNRLKRLIELRAPDIIVRNEKRMLQESVDALFDNGRRGRVITGANKRPLKSLSDMLKGKQGRFRQNLLGKRVDFSGRSVIVTGPELKLHQCGLPKKMALELFKPFIYSRLEAKGLSSTVKQAKKLVEKERPEVWDILDEVIREHPVMLNRAPTLHRLGIQAFEPTLIEGKAIQLHPLVCSAFNADFDGDQMAVHVPLSLEAQLEARVLMMSTNNVLSPANGAPIIVPSQDMILGLYYVTLEREGMPGEGMVFGSIEEVQHALDAGVVHLHTKITARITQFDEEGNEVKSRFETTPGRVRLGALLPKNVKAPFELVNRLLRKKEVQQVIDTVYRYCGQKESVIFCDQIMTMGFREAFKAGISFGKDDMVIPDTKWTLVDETRDQVKDFEQQYMDGLITQGEKYNKVVDAWSKCNDKVTDAMMGTISADKRDEAGAVMEPNSVYMMAHSGARGSVTQMKQLGGMRGLMAKPNGDIIETPIISNFKEGLTVLEYFNSTHGARKGLSDTALKTANSGYLTRRLVDVAQDCIVRENDCGTERAITAEAAVNDGEVVATLGERLLGRVAADDILRPGTEEVIIAAGQLIDERMADAVEEAGVQSTRIRSPLTCESEEGVCAMCYGRDLARGTKVNEGEAVGIIAAQSIGEPGTQLTMRTFHIGGVAQGGQQSFLEASQEGKIVFEMPQTLENANGETLVVGRNMKLIIQDEHGEERASHKLGYGSKLFVKEGQNVARGDKLFEWDPYTLPIIAEKPGTAKYVDLVSGLAVRDETDEATGMTQKIVIDWRTAPKGSDLKPEIILVDSNGEPMRNDLGNPLTYPMSVDAILSVEDGEQVVAGDVVARIPREGAKTKDITGGLPRVAELFEARRPKDHAIIAEIDGYVRFGRDYKNKRRIAIEPSDETRDPVEYMVPKGKHIPVQEGDFVQKGDYIMDGNPAPHDILSIMGVEALANYMIDEVQDVYRLQGVKINDKHIEVIVRQMLQKWEISDSGDTTLLKGEHVDKQEFDQANEKSLARGKRPAQGEPILLGITKASLQTRSFISAASFQETTRVLTEASVQGKKDKLVGLKENVIVGRLIPAGTGGATQAVRAIAQGRDNVVLEARREEAEAAAALAAPVMDDDAMGGDDLDILVETPESRD, from the coding sequence ATGAACCAGGAAATCACCAACAACCCGTTCAACCCGCTGACGCCGCCCAAGGTCTTTGATGAAATCAAAGTCTCGCTGGCGTCGCCGGAACGGATCCTGTCGTGGTCCTATGGCGAAATCAAAAAGCCTGAGACCATCAACTATCGGACCTTCAAGCCCGAGCGCGACGGCCTGTTCTGCGCCCGCATCTTCGGCCCGATCAAAGACTACGAATGCCTCTGCGGCAAATACAAGCGGATGAAATACCGCGGCGTCGTCTGCGAAAAATGCGGCGTCGAAGTCACCCTGCAGAAAGTCCGCCGCGAGCGGATGGGCCACATCGAACTGGCCGCACCGGTTGCGCACATCTGGTTCCTGAAGTCGCTGCCGTCCCGCATCGGCCTGATGCTGGACATGACCCTGCGCGATCTGGAACGGGTTCTGTATTTTGAAAACTACGTTGTCATCGAGCCGGGCCTGACCGACCTCTCCTATGGTCAGATGATGACCGAAGAAGAGTATATGGACGCCCAGGATGCCTATGGCATGGACGCCTTCACCGCCAACATCGGCGCCGAAGCGATCCGTGACATGCTGGCCCAGATCGACCTGGAATCGGAAGCCGAAACGCTGCGCGCCGAACTGGCCGAAGCCACCGGCGAACTGAAGCCCAAGAAGATCATCAAGCGTCTGAAAGTCGTGGAATCCTTCCTCGAGTCGGGCAACCGTCCGGAATGGATGATCATGACCGTGATCCCGGTCATCCCGCCGGAACTGCGTCCGCTGGTGCCGCTGGACGGCGGCCGCTTTGCGACCTCCGACCTGAACGACTTGTACCGCCGCGTGATCAACCGGAACAACCGTCTGAAGCGTCTGATCGAACTGCGCGCGCCCGACATCATCGTCCGCAACGAAAAGCGGATGCTGCAGGAGTCCGTTGACGCTCTGTTCGACAACGGCCGCCGCGGCCGCGTCATCACCGGTGCCAACAAGCGTCCGCTGAAGTCGCTCTCCGACATGCTGAAAGGCAAGCAGGGCCGCTTCCGTCAGAACCTTCTGGGTAAGCGCGTCGACTTCTCCGGCCGTTCGGTGATTGTGACCGGTCCCGAGCTGAAGCTGCATCAGTGCGGCCTGCCCAAGAAGATGGCGCTCGAACTGTTCAAGCCCTTCATCTATTCGCGTCTGGAGGCCAAAGGTCTGTCCAGCACCGTGAAACAGGCGAAGAAACTGGTCGAGAAAGAGCGCCCCGAAGTCTGGGACATCCTTGACGAGGTGATCCGCGAACACCCGGTGATGCTGAACCGCGCACCGACGCTGCACCGTCTTGGCATCCAGGCGTTCGAACCCACGCTGATCGAAGGCAAGGCGATCCAGCTGCACCCGCTGGTCTGCTCGGCGTTCAACGCGGACTTCGACGGCGACCAGATGGCTGTGCACGTGCCGCTGAGCCTTGAGGCCCAGCTGGAAGCGCGCGTCCTGATGATGTCGACCAACAACGTTCTGTCGCCGGCCAACGGCGCACCGATCATTGTTCCTTCGCAGGATATGATTCTGGGTCTCTACTATGTGACTCTGGAACGCGAAGGCATGCCGGGCGAAGGCATGGTGTTCGGCTCGATCGAGGAAGTTCAGCACGCGCTGGACGCTGGTGTTGTGCACCTGCACACCAAGATCACTGCCCGGATCACCCAGTTTGACGAGGAAGGCAACGAGGTCAAGTCGCGGTTTGAAACCACGCCGGGCCGTGTCCGTCTGGGCGCGTTGCTGCCGAAAAACGTCAAAGCGCCGTTTGAACTGGTCAACCGCCTGCTGCGGAAGAAAGAAGTGCAGCAGGTCATCGACACCGTCTACCGCTACTGCGGCCAGAAAGAGTCGGTTATCTTCTGTGACCAGATCATGACCATGGGCTTCCGCGAAGCGTTCAAGGCGGGCATTTCGTTCGGCAAGGACGACATGGTGATCCCCGACACCAAATGGACGCTGGTCGACGAGACCCGCGATCAGGTGAAGGACTTTGAACAGCAGTACATGGACGGCCTGATCACCCAGGGCGAAAAGTACAACAAAGTTGTCGATGCCTGGTCCAAGTGTAACGACAAGGTCACCGACGCGATGATGGGCACCATCTCCGCAGACAAGCGCGACGAGGCTGGCGCCGTGATGGAACCGAACTCGGTTTACATGATGGCCCACTCCGGTGCGCGTGGCTCGGTTACCCAGATGAAGCAGCTGGGCGGCATGCGCGGCCTGATGGCCAAGCCGAACGGCGACATCATCGAGACCCCGATCATCTCGAACTTCAAAGAAGGCCTGACCGTTCTCGAGTACTTCAACTCGACCCACGGTGCCCGTAAGGGTTTGTCCGATACCGCGCTTAAGACGGCGAACTCGGGTTACCTGACCCGCCGTCTGGTGGACGTGGCGCAGGACTGCATCGTGCGCGAGAATGATTGCGGCACCGAACGTGCGATCACTGCCGAAGCGGCTGTGAACGACGGTGAAGTTGTCGCCACCCTGGGCGAACGTCTTCTGGGCCGTGTGGCCGCAGACGACATCCTGCGTCCGGGCACCGAGGAAGTCATCATCGCAGCCGGCCAGCTGATCGACGAACGCATGGCGGACGCCGTGGAAGAGGCCGGCGTTCAGTCGACCCGTATCCGCTCGCCGCTGACCTGTGAGTCGGAAGAGGGCGTCTGCGCCATGTGCTACGGCCGTGACCTGGCGCGCGGCACCAAGGTGAACGAAGGCGAAGCGGTGGGTATCATCGCGGCGCAGTCGATCGGTGAACCGGGCACCCAGCTGACCATGCGGACTTTCCACATCGGCGGCGTTGCACAGGGCGGCCAGCAGTCGTTCCTGGAAGCGTCCCAGGAAGGCAAGATCGTCTTCGAGATGCCGCAGACCCTGGAGAACGCCAACGGCGAGACCCTGGTTGTGGGCCGCAACATGAAGCTGATCATCCAGGACGAGCACGGCGAAGAGCGGGCCAGCCACAAGCTGGGCTACGGCTCCAAGCTGTTCGTCAAGGAAGGCCAGAACGTTGCCCGCGGCGACAAGCTGTTCGAATGGGATCCCTATACCCTGCCGATCATCGCCGAGAAGCCGGGTACCGCCAAATACGTGGACCTGGTCTCGGGCCTGGCGGTCCGTGACGAGACCGACGAAGCCACCGGCATGACCCAGAAGATCGTGATCGACTGGCGCACGGCTCCGAAAGGCTCGGATCTGAAACCGGAGATCATCCTGGTCGACAGCAACGGCGAGCCGATGCGCAACGACCTGGGCAATCCGCTGACTTACCCGATGTCGGTGGATGCGATCCTCTCGGTCGAAGACGGCGAGCAGGTTGTGGCCGGCGACGTTGTCGCGCGGATCCCGCGTGAAGGCGCCAAGACCAAGGACATCACCGGTGGTCTGCCTCGCGTTGCGGAACTGTTCGAAGCCCGCCGTCCGAAAGACCACGCGATCATCGCCGAAATCGATGGTTACGTGCGCTTCGGCCGCGACTACAAGAACAAGCGCCGCATCGCGATTGAACCGTCGGACGAGACACGGGACCCCGTCGAATACATGGTGCCCAAGGGCAAGCACATTCCGGTTCAGGAAGGTGATTTTGTCCAGAAGGGCGACTACATCATGGACGGCAACCCGGCGCCGCATGACATCCTGTCCATCATGGGTGTCGAGGCTCTGGCCAACTACATGATCGACGAGGTTCAGGACGTCTACCGCCTGCAGGGTGTGAAGATCAACGACAAGCACATCGAGGTGATCGTCCGCCAGATGCTGCAGAAGTGGGAGATCTCGGACTCCGGCGACACCACGCTGCTCAAAGGCGAACACGTGGACAAGCAGGAGTTTGACCAGGCCAACGAGAAATCGCTGGCCCGCGGCAAGCGTCCGGCGCAGGGCGAACCGATCCTGCTCGGCATCACCAAGGCGTCGCTGCAGACCCGCTCGTTCATCTCGGCGGCCTCCTTCCAGGAGACCACCCGCGTCCTCACCGAGGCTTCGGTGCAGGGCAAGAAGGACAAGCTGGTGGGTCTCAAGGAGAACGTCATCGTGGGCCGTCTGATCCCGGCCGGCACCGGCGGCGCGACCCAGGCGGTGCGCGCCATTGCCCAGGGCCGCGACAACGTGGTTCTGGAAGCCCGCCGCGAAGAAGCCGAAGCCGCTGCAGCCCTGGCCGCACCGGTGATGGACGACGATGCGATGGGCGGCGACGATCTGGATATCCTGGTCGAAACCCCGGAAAGCCGCGACTAA
- the rpoB gene encoding DNA-directed RNA polymerase subunit beta, giving the protein MAQSFLGQKRLRKYYGKIREVLEMPNLIEVQKSSYDLFLRSGDEAEPLDGEGIKGVFQSVFPIKDFNETSVLEFVKYAFEKPKYDVEECMQRDMTYSAPLKVTLRLIVFDVDEDTGAKSVKDIKEQDVFMGDMPLMTPNGTFVVNGTERVIVSQMHRSPGVFFDHDKGKTHSSGKLLFACRIIPYRGSWLDFEFDAKDIVFARIDRRRKLPVTTLLYALGLDQDAIMGAYYNTVQFKLEKSRGWVTPFFPERVRGTRPTYDLVDAATGEIICEAGKKVTPRAVKKMIEEGTITELLVPFEHIVGKYVSQDIINEENGAIYVEAGDELTLEYDKDGELIGGSLKELMDAGITDIPVLDIDNVNVGPYMRNTMAQDKNRTRESALMDIYRVMRPGEPPTVEAASALFDTLFFDGERYDLSAVGRVKMNMRLALDAEDTQRTLRKEDIVACIKALVDLRDGRGDIDDIDHLGNRRVRSVGELMENQYRVGLLRMERAIKERMSSVEIDTVMPQDLINAKPAAAAVREFFGSSQLSQFMDQTNPLSEVTHKRRLSALGPGGLTRERAGFEVRDVHPTHYGRMCPIETPEGPNIGLINSLATFARVNKYGFIETPYRVVNEGQVTDEVHYMSATEEMRHTVAQANATLDEGGKFINDLVSTRQSGDYTLAPRESVDLIDVSPKQLVSVAASLIPFLENDDANRALMGSNMQRQAVPLLRAEAPLVGTGIEEKVAIDSGAAIQAKRAGIIDQVDAQRIVIRATSDLELGDAGVDIYRMRKFQRSNQNTCINQRPLVKVGDTVTKGEVIADGPSTDMGELALGKNVVVAFMPWNGYNYEDSILISERIARDDVFTSVHIEEFEVAARDTKLGPEEITRDIPNVGEEALRNLDEAGIVYIGADVEPGDILVGKITPKGESPMTPEEKLLRAIFGEKASDVRDTSLRVKPGDYGTVVEVRVFNRHGVEKDERALQIEREEVERLARDRDDELAILDRNIYARLRGMILGKVAVKGPKGVRAGAEITEELLDSLSRGQWWMLALEDEKDAQVVEALNEQYEAQKRALDARFEDKVEKVRRGDDLPPGVMKMVKVFIAVKRKLQPGDKMAGRHGNKGVISKVVPMEDMPFLADGTPVDFCLNPLGVPSRMNVGQILETHMGWAARGLGIKVDDALQEYRRSGDLTPVRDAMHHAYGDDVYDEGIASMSEAALVEAAGNVSRGVPIATPVFDGAKEDDVNDALVRAGFDQSGQSILFDGRTGEQFARPVTVGIKYLLKLHHLVDDKIHARSTGPYSLVTQQPLGGKAQFGGQRFGEMEVWALEAYGAAYTLQEMLTVKSDDVAGRTKVYESIVKGEDNFEAGVPESFNVLVKEVRGLGLNMELLDAEEE; this is encoded by the coding sequence ATGGCTCAATCGTTCCTTGGCCAGAAACGTCTACGCAAATACTACGGCAAAATCCGCGAAGTGCTGGAGATGCCGAACCTCATTGAGGTGCAGAAATCTTCCTACGACCTTTTCCTGCGCTCTGGCGATGAAGCCGAGCCGCTGGACGGCGAAGGCATCAAAGGTGTGTTCCAGTCGGTTTTCCCGATTAAGGATTTCAACGAAACCTCCGTTCTGGAGTTCGTGAAGTACGCGTTTGAAAAGCCGAAGTACGACGTCGAAGAGTGCATGCAGCGCGACATGACCTACAGCGCGCCGCTGAAGGTCACCCTGCGCCTGATCGTCTTTGATGTGGACGAAGACACCGGCGCCAAGTCGGTCAAGGATATCAAAGAACAGGATGTCTTCATGGGCGACATGCCCCTGATGACCCCGAACGGCACCTTTGTCGTCAACGGCACCGAGCGCGTGATCGTGTCCCAGATGCACCGCTCGCCGGGCGTCTTCTTCGACCACGACAAAGGCAAGACCCACTCCTCGGGCAAGCTGCTGTTTGCCTGCCGCATCATCCCGTACCGCGGCTCCTGGCTCGACTTCGAATTCGACGCCAAGGACATCGTCTTTGCCCGTATCGACCGCCGCCGGAAACTGCCGGTGACCACCCTGCTGTACGCCCTGGGCCTGGACCAGGACGCCATCATGGGCGCCTATTACAACACCGTTCAGTTCAAGCTTGAAAAGTCCCGCGGCTGGGTCACCCCGTTCTTCCCGGAACGTGTGCGCGGCACCCGCCCGACCTATGACCTGGTTGACGCGGCCACCGGCGAGATCATCTGCGAGGCCGGCAAGAAAGTCACCCCGCGCGCCGTCAAGAAGATGATCGAAGAAGGCACCATCACCGAGCTTCTGGTGCCCTTTGAGCATATCGTCGGCAAATATGTCTCCCAGGACATCATCAACGAAGAAAACGGCGCAATCTACGTCGAAGCCGGTGATGAGCTGACCCTGGAATACGACAAGGACGGCGAACTGATCGGCGGCTCTCTGAAGGAGCTGATGGATGCCGGCATCACCGATATTCCGGTGCTGGACATCGACAACGTCAACGTCGGCCCCTACATGCGCAATACCATGGCGCAGGATAAGAACCGGACCCGCGAAAGCGCGCTCATGGACATCTACCGTGTGATGCGCCCGGGCGAGCCGCCCACCGTCGAGGCCGCGTCGGCCCTGTTCGACACCCTGTTCTTCGATGGCGAGCGTTACGACCTGTCCGCGGTTGGCCGTGTGAAGATGAACATGCGCCTGGCGCTGGACGCCGAGGACACCCAGCGCACCCTGCGCAAGGAAGACATCGTCGCCTGTATCAAGGCGCTGGTCGACCTGCGGGACGGCCGCGGCGACATCGACGACATCGACCACCTCGGCAACCGCCGGGTGCGCTCGGTCGGCGAGCTGATGGAAAACCAGTACCGTGTCGGCCTGTTGCGCATGGAGCGCGCGATCAAGGAACGTATGTCCTCGGTCGAGATCGACACCGTGATGCCGCAGGATCTGATCAACGCGAAACCGGCGGCTGCCGCGGTGCGTGAATTCTTCGGCTCCTCGCAGCTGTCGCAGTTCATGGACCAGACCAACCCGCTGTCGGAAGTCACCCACAAACGCCGCCTTTCGGCGCTTGGCCCCGGCGGTCTGACCCGCGAGCGTGCAGGCTTTGAAGTCCGCGACGTTCACCCGACCCACTATGGCCGGATGTGCCCGATTGAAACGCCTGAAGGCCCGAACATCGGTCTGATCAACTCGCTGGCCACTTTTGCACGCGTCAACAAATACGGCTTCATCGAAACGCCTTACCGCGTTGTCAACGAAGGCCAGGTGACCGACGAAGTGCACTACATGTCAGCGACCGAGGAAATGCGCCACACCGTGGCGCAGGCCAACGCGACCCTGGACGAAGGCGGCAAGTTCATCAACGATCTGGTGTCGACCCGTCAGTCCGGCGACTACACCCTGGCGCCGCGCGAAAGCGTGGACCTGATCGACGTCAGCCCGAAACAGCTGGTCTCGGTTGCGGCCTCGCTGATCCCGTTCCTGGAAAACGACGACGCCAACCGCGCTCTGATGGGTTCGAACATGCAGCGTCAGGCGGTTCCGCTTCTGCGGGCCGAGGCGCCGCTGGTCGGCACCGGCATCGAGGAGAAGGTTGCGATCGACTCCGGCGCGGCGATCCAGGCCAAACGGGCCGGCATCATCGACCAGGTCGATGCGCAGCGTATCGTGATCCGGGCCACCTCCGATCTGGAGCTGGGCGACGCGGGCGTTGACATCTACCGGATGCGCAAGTTCCAGCGTTCCAACCAGAACACCTGTATCAACCAGCGTCCGCTGGTGAAGGTGGGCGACACTGTGACCAAGGGCGAAGTCATCGCCGACGGTCCGTCAACCGATATGGGCGAACTGGCTCTGGGTAAAAACGTGGTCGTCGCGTTTATGCCGTGGAACGGCTACAACTACGAAGACTCGATCCTGATCTCCGAGCGCATCGCGCGTGACGACGTCTTCACCTCGGTTCACATTGAGGAATTCGAAGTCGCCGCCCGCGACACCAAGCTTGGTCCGGAAGAAATCACCCGCGACATCCCCAACGTCGGCGAGGAAGCCCTGCGCAACCTCGACGAAGCGGGCATCGTCTACATCGGTGCCGATGTGGAGCCGGGCGACATTCTGGTCGGTAAGATCACGCCCAAGGGCGAAAGCCCGATGACCCCGGAAGAGAAGCTCTTGCGCGCCATCTTCGGCGAGAAGGCTTCCGACGTGCGCGACACCTCGCTGCGCGTGAAGCCGGGCGACTACGGTACTGTCGTCGAGGTGCGCGTCTTCAACCGCCACGGTGTGGAAAAAGACGAGCGTGCGCTTCAGATCGAGCGTGAGGAAGTCGAACGTCTGGCCCGTGACCGGGACGACGAGCTGGCGATCCTGGACCGCAACATCTATGCGCGACTGCGCGGCATGATCCTGGGCAAAGTGGCTGTCAAAGGTCCGAAAGGCGTCCGCGCCGGTGCCGAGATCACCGAGGAACTGCTGGACTCGCTGTCCCGCGGCCAGTGGTGGATGCTGGCGCTGGAAGACGAGAAGGATGCCCAGGTTGTCGAGGCCCTGAACGAGCAGTACGAGGCGCAGAAGCGCGCCCTGGACGCCCGTTTCGAGGACAAGGTCGAAAAAGTCCGCCGCGGCGACGACCTGCCGCCGGGTGTGATGAAGATGGTCAAAGTCTTCATCGCCGTGAAGCGCAAGCTGCAGCCGGGCGACAAGATGGCCGGCCGTCACGGCAACAAAGGTGTGATTTCGAAAGTGGTGCCGATGGAGGACATGCCGTTCCTCGCCGACGGTACGCCGGTCGACTTCTGCCTTAACCCGCTGGGCGTTCCGTCGCGGATGAACGTCGGTCAGATCTTGGAGACCCACATGGGCTGGGCCGCGCGCGGTCTTGGCATCAAGGTGGACGACGCGCTTCAGGAATACCGCCGCTCCGGCGACCTGACACCGGTCCGTGACGCGATGCATCACGCCTATGGCGACGACGTCTATGACGAAGGCATCGCCTCTATGTCCGAGGCCGCTCTGGTCGAGGCCGCAGGCAACGTGTCCCGCGGTGTGCCGATTGCGACCCCGGTCTTCGACGGCGCCAAGGAAGACGACGTGAACGACGCGCTGGTGCGTGCGGGCTTTGACCAGTCCGGCCAGTCGATCCTGTTCGACGGCCGCACCGGCGAGCAGTTCGCGCGTCCCGTAACCGTTGGCATCAAGTACCTGCTCAAGCTGCACCACCTGGTGGACGACAAGATCCACGCGCGTTCCACCGGCCCGTACAGCCTCGTCACCCAGCAACCGCTGGGCGGTAAGGCGCAGTTCGGCGGTCAGCGCTTCGGTGAGATGGAGGTCTGGGCTCTGGAAGCTTACGGCGCCGCCTACACCCTGCAGGAGATGCTCACCGTGAAATCGGATGACGTCGCCGGCCGGACCAAGGTCTATGAGTCGATCGTCAAGGGCGAGGACAACTTTGAAGCGGGCGTTCCGGAATCGTTCAACGTTCTGGTTAAAGAAGTCCGCGGCCTCGGCCTGAACATGGAACTCCTGGATGCGGAAGAAGAGTAA